The Leptospirales bacterium genome has a window encoding:
- a CDS encoding cupin domain-containing protein translates to MAKQILVPPGGGLTYDWTQDHVCVKCGANLTEGRTTVVEDTLKPGFHLARHHHRQMTEIFYILKGSVTFRFDDETIEATPGATVNIPPTVWHEVMCKDGGQLITVFSPGGFDQYLAELAAMSSDQLNNEQLVNELGERYDIWLH, encoded by the coding sequence ATGGCAAAGCAAATTCTTGTTCCGCCGGGCGGCGGACTGACTTACGATTGGACCCAGGATCACGTCTGCGTAAAATGCGGCGCAAATCTCACCGAAGGCCGTACCACGGTAGTTGAAGACACATTGAAGCCAGGCTTTCATCTGGCGCGCCATCATCACCGCCAGATGACGGAGATCTTCTACATACTAAAAGGCAGCGTTACCTTTCGATTCGACGATGAAACAATTGAGGCGACGCCGGGCGCCACGGTGAACATTCCGCCCACGGTCTGGCATGAAGTCATGTGCAAAGACGGCGGCCAGTTGATTACCGTCTTTTCGCCAGGCGGATTTGACCAGTACCTTGCGGAACTGGCGGCGATGAGCTCCGATCAGTTGAACAATGAGCAGTTGGTCAACGAGCTTGGCGAGCGCTACGATATCTGGCTGCACTGA
- a CDS encoding sigma-70 family RNA polymerase sigma factor, with protein sequence MAESPEEREARFEAIFDQTSSMIYNLGLRLFRNEEDALDFAQDVYLRAYDRLDSFRGESRPSTWLYSLALNLGLNRLRSERRLQFDAQAGEQEQIESLSGEGDLVDPLERLTRTEIEIAVRESLQEMPDVYRVPLLLLYFEQLSYGEIAATLKLKEGTLKSYIHRGRLILRSRLAERGIEP encoded by the coding sequence TTGGCGGAATCGCCGGAGGAGAGAGAGGCGCGCTTCGAGGCGATCTTTGATCAAACCTCGAGCATGATCTACAACCTTGGTTTGCGCTTGTTCCGCAACGAGGAGGATGCCCTGGATTTTGCGCAGGATGTTTATCTGCGCGCTTACGACCGTCTGGATTCGTTTCGCGGCGAGTCCAGACCGTCGACCTGGCTCTATTCGCTGGCTTTGAACCTGGGTCTCAATCGTCTGCGCAGCGAACGCCGCCTGCAATTCGACGCGCAGGCTGGCGAACAGGAGCAGATTGAGTCGCTCTCCGGCGAAGGCGATCTGGTTGATCCGCTGGAGCGTCTGACTCGAACGGAAATCGAGATTGCAGTGCGCGAATCTCTGCAAGAGATGCCGGACGTCTACCGGGTGCCTTTGCTATTACTGTATTTTGAACAACTATCTTACGGAGAAATTGCCGCCACTTTGAAATTGAAGGAGGGAACCTTGAAATCGTACATCCATCGCGGACGTTTGATTTTGCGCTCCCGCCTGGCCGAAAGGGGCATTGAGCCATGA
- a CDS encoding NHL repeat-containing protein: MALLVSAVAFSSAGRCVDYDCQDSDPSCSPLLLPLLYAGSRIYVSAGTQNAILGLSSLQGGVEQSYAPGVGTLSNPVGIARDSLGRFYLASNTGASVLRVDDLSGANPMIYAPGATLNQPTGLAVDSQNRIYISSSSTNSILRIDDISGAGLVQYSPGVGTLAAPNELAVDSTGRIYIASGTTNSILRINDMTGAGLVQYTPGIGTLSNPTGLAVDSVGRIYIGSFLTDAVLRIDDMSGAGLRIYQPGAAILDGPLGMDVDRFGRLFVASSNTNSVLQIASIDGAGLRVFTPGSAVLAQANFVALGP; encoded by the coding sequence ATGGCGCTTCTAGTGTCTGCGGTCGCCTTCTCCAGCGCAGGGCGCTGTGTCGACTACGACTGCCAGGATAGCGATCCTTCGTGTAGTCCTTTGCTACTGCCCTTGCTCTACGCCGGCAGCCGCATCTATGTCAGCGCGGGTACACAAAATGCAATTCTGGGTCTGTCCTCGCTGCAAGGCGGCGTGGAGCAGAGCTATGCTCCCGGCGTCGGAACCTTGAGCAATCCGGTGGGAATAGCGCGTGATTCGCTGGGACGTTTCTACCTGGCCTCGAATACTGGCGCTTCTGTACTGCGCGTAGACGATCTCAGCGGCGCGAACCCCATGATCTACGCACCAGGCGCTACGCTCAACCAGCCAACCGGACTGGCAGTCGATTCGCAAAATCGCATCTACATCTCTTCCAGCAGCACCAATAGCATCCTGCGCATTGATGACATCAGCGGCGCCGGATTGGTTCAGTATAGCCCGGGCGTCGGCACGCTTGCCGCTCCCAATGAACTGGCTGTGGATTCGACAGGCCGCATCTACATTGCGTCCGGTACAACCAATTCGATATTGCGAATCAACGACATGACTGGCGCCGGACTGGTCCAGTATACTCCCGGCATTGGGACTTTGAGCAACCCGACCGGTCTGGCGGTGGATAGCGTCGGTCGTATCTACATCGGCTCTTTTCTCACCGATGCCGTGCTGCGCATCGATGACATGAGCGGCGCCGGCCTGCGCATCTACCAGCCGGGGGCCGCGATTCTTGACGGGCCTCTGGGCATGGATGTCGACCGCTTCGGTCGATTGTTTGTTGCTTCTTCCAATACCAATTCGGTGCTGCAGATCGCCAGCATCGACGGCGCCGGGCTGCGAGTTTTCACGCCCGGCAGCGCAGTGCTGGCCCAGGCCAATTTTGTAGCCCTTGGCCCGTAA
- a CDS encoding beta-lactamase family protein, with translation MQLAQRGRWSLDEPLRNFVEHWPYGDDGPSLRQTLNHSGGFPNPIPIAWIHLEEQRPEFDRSVFVQNVLSKYSRLESPPGSRFAYSNIGYLLLGEAIARRSGQSYESYVESNILAPLRLAHGERLGFQLAPPETMATGYLRRWSWINLALGLLLDRSRFVGGNHGWRWSYFRRFYVNGAAYGGLIGNARGLSRLLQTLLAKDGPFTAELALLQELRPEERNLPSALGWFRGRLAGHAWLHHSGGGGGYYCEIRLYPRLRRASLLLSNRSAISDEQILNQLDAELLASLPSP, from the coding sequence TTGCAGCTTGCACAGCGAGGTCGCTGGTCGCTCGATGAACCGCTGCGCAACTTTGTGGAACATTGGCCCTATGGCGACGATGGTCCTTCGCTTCGGCAGACGCTCAATCACAGCGGCGGATTTCCCAATCCGATACCGATAGCCTGGATCCATCTGGAAGAGCAGCGGCCCGAATTTGATCGCTCTGTATTTGTGCAGAATGTCCTGAGCAAATACAGTCGACTTGAATCGCCGCCCGGTTCTCGTTTTGCCTATTCCAACATCGGCTATTTGCTGCTGGGGGAGGCGATCGCCCGCCGCAGCGGCCAGAGCTACGAATCCTATGTGGAAAGCAACATTCTGGCGCCGCTGCGTCTTGCGCATGGCGAACGTCTGGGCTTCCAGCTGGCGCCGCCAGAAACCATGGCGACTGGCTATCTGCGGCGCTGGAGCTGGATCAATCTGGCGCTGGGGCTGCTGCTGGATCGGTCGCGCTTCGTTGGCGGCAACCACGGCTGGCGCTGGAGTTACTTTCGGCGCTTCTACGTGAATGGCGCAGCCTACGGCGGCTTGATTGGCAATGCGCGCGGCCTTTCGCGATTGCTGCAGACGCTGCTGGCGAAGGATGGTCCCTTTACCGCAGAGCTGGCCCTTTTGCAAGAGCTGCGGCCCGAGGAACGCAATCTGCCGTCCGCCCTGGGCTGGTTTCGCGGCCGTCTGGCGGGCCATGCCTGGTTGCACCATTCCGGCGGCGGCGGCGGCTACTATTGCGAGATTCGCCTCTATCCCCGACTGCGCCGGGCATCCTTGCTGTTGAGCAATCGCAGCGCCATAAGCGACGAACAAATCCTGAACCAATTGGACGCAGAGCTGCTGGCCAGCCTCCCTTCGCCCTAA
- a CDS encoding DUF1569 domain-containing protein, giving the protein MSDRAIQSETISRAELLQRAALAGAAIALAGGATNACSAGEVPLVQDMKLTALDAAVQELQKLRAAPAVQLGGDWSVRKVMLHCAQSIDLSIDGFPQMKSGLFRATIGRIARSKFLSDGKMSHNLTDAIPGAPEFANAGDWKDGIDVLLTAIRRFQAHNGVMQPHFAYGETNKSEYEQLHAMHIANHLSAMQYS; this is encoded by the coding sequence ATGTCGGACCGCGCCATTCAATCGGAAACGATCTCCCGCGCCGAGCTGCTGCAGCGCGCGGCCTTAGCCGGCGCGGCCATCGCTCTGGCTGGCGGCGCGACAAATGCTTGCAGCGCAGGAGAGGTCCCGCTGGTTCAGGATATGAAACTGACCGCCCTGGATGCCGCCGTGCAGGAACTGCAAAAGCTGCGAGCAGCGCCGGCGGTGCAGCTGGGCGGCGACTGGAGCGTGCGCAAGGTCATGCTGCATTGCGCCCAGAGCATTGATCTATCGATCGACGGCTTTCCGCAGATGAAGTCCGGACTGTTTCGGGCCACAATAGGCCGCATCGCGCGCAGCAAGTTTTTGAGCGATGGCAAGATGTCGCACAACTTGACGGATGCGATTCCGGGCGCCCCGGAGTTCGCCAACGCGGGCGACTGGAAGGATGGAATCGATGTTTTACTGACGGCTATTCGGCGCTTTCAAGCCCACAATGGCGTAATGCAGCCGCACTTTGCTTACGGCGAAACCAATAAGTCAGAATACGAGCAGCTGCATGCTATGCACATCGCCAATCATCTCTCGGCCATGCAGTACAGCTGA
- a CDS encoding N-acetylneuraminate synthase family protein, whose translation MSTPAARPAPDFCAAEQAPFLIAEIGLNHNGDFDLARRMADSARASGADAAKFQIYDADAFLHSAARLGDGAPGSLREFFRGFQLSAAHWRALAEHVRSLGMEFFASVFDEPSLQLYRELQCKLIKIASADLNNFMLFERLLEGPWQILLATGASNEDEVYDALEEIPAERQLLLMECVSQYPARPESYNLSALQRWSHFCATGLSDHSEDNSLAAAATALGARAIEKHFTLDRNLAGPDQSISQDPKMFAAMARSVRAIHQAMLQRPKRALPDEEGVRRYGRRGLYARRDVNSDDVFDRQTAIDLRPAEGAWSAHSWPQFSGASVARSQKAGEALEP comes from the coding sequence GTGAGTACGCCCGCTGCCAGACCCGCGCCCGACTTTTGCGCCGCCGAGCAAGCGCCATTCTTGATCGCTGAAATTGGTCTCAATCACAACGGCGATTTCGATCTGGCCAGACGTATGGCGGATTCCGCCCGCGCCTCCGGCGCAGATGCCGCCAAGTTCCAGATCTACGATGCCGATGCATTCTTGCATTCGGCAGCGCGCCTTGGCGATGGCGCACCTGGATCGCTGCGCGAATTCTTTCGCGGCTTTCAGTTGAGTGCGGCGCACTGGCGGGCGCTGGCCGAACATGTGCGTTCACTGGGCATGGAGTTTTTTGCTTCGGTCTTCGACGAGCCCTCGCTGCAGCTTTACCGCGAGCTACAATGCAAGCTGATCAAGATCGCTTCCGCTGACCTGAACAACTTCATGCTCTTCGAGCGATTGCTGGAGGGACCGTGGCAGATCCTGCTTGCGACCGGGGCCAGCAACGAGGACGAGGTCTACGACGCACTGGAAGAAATTCCAGCAGAGCGGCAGCTGCTGCTGATGGAGTGCGTTTCACAATATCCAGCGCGTCCCGAAAGCTACAATCTCTCCGCGCTACAACGCTGGTCGCATTTCTGTGCTACGGGTCTGTCCGATCATAGCGAGGACAACAGTCTGGCCGCCGCAGCAACAGCGCTTGGAGCCCGCGCAATTGAGAAGCATTTTACGCTGGATCGAAATCTGGCAGGTCCCGACCAGTCCATCTCCCAGGACCCGAAAATGTTTGCGGCAATGGCGCGCAGCGTTCGGGCCATTCACCAGGCAATGCTCCAGCGACCGAAACGGGCGCTGCCGGATGAAGAGGGCGTGCGTCGTTATGGTCGTCGCGGACTCTACGCTCGTCGCGATGTGAACAGCGACGATGTATTTGACCGGCAAACAGCAATCGACCTGCGCCCGGCAGAGGGCGCCTGGAGTGCGCATAGCTGGCCGCAGTTTTCCGGCGCCAGCGTGGCCCGCAGTCAAAAGGCAGGCGAGGCGCTGGAGCCGTGA
- a CDS encoding KpsF/GutQ family sugar-phosphate isomerase has protein sequence MSHPGDPYELFIRSYSMQIDELRDNETRIDADAVRRAAHMIRECRGKLTLTGMGKSGLIAQKLAATFSSTGTPAFFLHPGESLHGDLGALQKDDILMVLAKSGESEEVISMLQVVQKLGNPIIAILGNPDSAAGRMANVIIRATVSREADPLDLAPTASTTVSLVVGDALASAVSEMRGFRHEQFALYHPAGQLGRRLLLNVEDLLITDRGIPVVGESASMRELLEAESKPNLGGVMVVDGEGRLAGLVTDGDIRRAIIRLGNVLECPIDQIMTRNPMFVRKGVRAIEALRLMQERPSQINVLPVLDDERRPAGLLRLHDLVRAGL, from the coding sequence ATGTCCCATCCCGGCGATCCTTACGAACTCTTTATTCGAAGCTACAGCATGCAAATCGACGAGCTGCGCGACAACGAGACGCGCATTGACGCCGATGCCGTGCGCCGTGCAGCGCATATGATCCGGGAGTGCCGCGGCAAATTGACGCTGACCGGCATGGGCAAATCGGGACTGATCGCCCAAAAACTGGCGGCCACCTTCTCTTCCACCGGTACGCCGGCTTTCTTTCTCCATCCGGGCGAATCGTTGCATGGCGACCTGGGCGCGCTTCAAAAAGATGATATTCTGATGGTGCTGGCCAAGAGCGGCGAATCAGAAGAGGTCATCAGTATGCTGCAGGTGGTGCAGAAGCTGGGCAATCCGATCATTGCCATCCTGGGCAATCCAGATTCCGCCGCCGGTCGCATGGCCAATGTCATCATCCGCGCTACGGTCAGCCGCGAGGCTGATCCGCTTGATCTGGCGCCCACTGCCTCTACCACGGTTTCGCTGGTGGTGGGCGATGCTTTGGCCAGCGCCGTCAGCGAGATGCGCGGCTTTCGCCACGAGCAGTTTGCACTCTATCATCCAGCCGGTCAGCTTGGGCGTCGCCTGCTGCTGAACGTCGAGGATTTGCTGATCACCGATCGCGGCATTCCAGTTGTGGGCGAGAGCGCCAGCATGCGCGAATTGCTGGAAGCAGAGAGTAAGCCTAACCTGGGCGGCGTGATGGTGGTCGACGGCGAGGGCCGTCTGGCTGGCCTTGTGACCGATGGCGACATTCGTCGCGCTATCATTCGATTGGGCAATGTGCTGGAATGTCCGATTGATCAAATCATGACGCGCAATCCGATGTTTGTGCGCAAGGGCGTCCGCGCTATTGAAGCCCTGCGCCTGATGCAGGAGCGACCCTCGCAGATCAATGTGCTGCCGGTGCTGGACGATGAGCGTCGGCCCGCGGGTCTGTTGCGCTTGCATGATCTGGTGCGCGCCGGTCTCTAA
- a CDS encoding cation:proton antiporter: MGIALIVATIVGIVFHRLKQPMIVGYLLAGVIIGPEIGPPLIHNAENIHLMSEIGLIFLLFIIGLEMNPHSLLKAGRQLFVTGLAQFPISFLVGTGFFALIAATLLPFDRMTVVYLAAATSLSSTAIVVKSLYDQVESDTYHGRAAIGILIFQDIWAILLLVVQPSLQNPEFLPIAIALAKSILLLVVGFLFSNFALRHIFQWVSKNTELVVAVSIGWCAALGGLAGALGLSIEMGALIAGISISTFPYSLFVTSRVLPLRDVFLTIFFVALGMQIPWPNPSILWLAPLIAVFVIASRFLVVLPLIRITGGSARTGFMSSLDLGQISEFSLVIGSIGIGLGHIGKDTFSILLYSMAIVSIVSIYGIKYNAVLFAPFHRLVGAGQARAEETRTRSDTRPIVILGYHRGAQAVIENLAVIKPDVLGKIVVVDFNMEALRQLQSSDALGIFGDVTDIENLEHIDWQSTRYILSTIPDMLLRGTNNMALLRKCRNLAPDARIIVTADTQEDAQRLRAAGADEAIIPYAFTGDYLAMKLIEASIREAG; the protein is encoded by the coding sequence GTGGGTATCGCCCTGATCGTCGCAACGATCGTCGGCATAGTGTTCCATCGGTTGAAGCAGCCCATGATCGTCGGCTATCTTCTGGCCGGAGTTATTATCGGTCCCGAAATTGGCCCGCCGCTGATCCACAACGCCGAGAATATCCACCTGATGTCGGAGATCGGCCTCATCTTTCTGCTGTTCATCATCGGTCTGGAGATGAATCCGCACAGCCTTCTAAAGGCTGGCCGCCAGCTATTTGTAACCGGACTGGCCCAGTTCCCAATTTCCTTTCTCGTGGGAACCGGCTTTTTCGCGCTGATTGCCGCCACTCTTCTGCCTTTCGACCGCATGACTGTAGTTTATCTCGCGGCGGCTACATCACTCTCCAGTACGGCAATCGTAGTCAAATCGCTCTATGACCAGGTTGAATCAGATACCTACCATGGTCGTGCGGCTATTGGCATACTCATATTTCAGGATATCTGGGCCATTTTGCTGTTGGTCGTACAACCCTCATTGCAAAATCCGGAATTTCTGCCGATAGCAATCGCGCTGGCGAAAAGCATACTGCTTTTGGTTGTTGGATTTCTTTTTTCTAACTTTGCATTGCGCCATATCTTTCAGTGGGTGTCGAAGAACACTGAGCTGGTGGTCGCCGTTTCCATCGGGTGGTGTGCCGCGCTGGGAGGCCTGGCCGGGGCCTTGGGCCTTTCCATCGAGATGGGCGCTTTGATAGCCGGTATTTCAATCTCAACCTTTCCCTACAGTCTGTTTGTTACCTCTCGCGTGCTGCCCTTGCGCGATGTGTTTCTGACGATTTTCTTTGTGGCGCTGGGAATGCAGATTCCCTGGCCGAATCCATCGATTCTATGGCTGGCGCCGCTGATTGCAGTTTTTGTCATTGCTTCGCGCTTCCTGGTGGTCCTGCCGCTGATTCGGATAACTGGAGGGAGCGCTCGCACCGGCTTTATGAGCAGTCTGGATCTTGGACAGATCAGCGAGTTCTCATTGGTGATTGGTTCCATCGGCATAGGTCTGGGTCACATCGGTAAGGATACCTTTTCGATTCTGCTTTATTCCATGGCTATCGTATCGATTGTATCGATTTACGGAATCAAATACAATGCCGTGCTATTTGCGCCCTTCCACCGACTTGTTGGCGCCGGCCAGGCGCGCGCAGAGGAAACGCGGACGCGCAGCGACACGCGGCCAATAGTAATTCTTGGCTATCACCGCGGGGCGCAGGCGGTCATTGAAAACCTGGCAGTCATCAAACCGGACGTGCTCGGGAAGATTGTGGTTGTTGATTTCAATATGGAGGCGCTTCGTCAATTGCAGAGTTCGGATGCCCTTGGCATCTTTGGCGACGTAACCGACATCGAGAATCTCGAACACATTGATTGGCAATCGACGCGATATATCCTGTCGACGATCCCGGACATGCTCCTGCGCGGAACGAATAATATGGCTTTGCTCAGGAAGTGCCGCAATCTGGCCCCGGACGCCAGGATCATTGTTACTGCCGATACTCAGGAGGACGCTCAAAGGCTGCGTGCGGCCGGCGCTGACGAGGCGATCATTCCCTACGCGTTTACTGGCGACTATCTGGCGATGAAGCTGATCGAGGCTTCGATTCGCGAAGCAGGCTGA
- a CDS encoding UpxY family transcription antiterminator: protein MSADHVAAPREELQSVWYVLRSMPQHERRLARYFDRRGLEYFLPQVRRRRRWSDRIRMVDFPLFPGYIFVHIDLSKQRVAALSGPGALDFVRGEGGPAMMSAEEIENIRLLSNGAQELENQPDQQFPEGAAVLVASGSLKGVHGVVVKSAGKARIYVRVPLLGRMVSAEIDAADLRIEA from the coding sequence GTGAGCGCCGACCATGTTGCAGCTCCGCGCGAAGAACTGCAAAGCGTCTGGTATGTTCTGCGCAGTATGCCGCAACATGAGCGTCGTCTGGCGCGCTATTTCGACCGGCGAGGCCTTGAGTATTTTTTGCCGCAGGTTCGCCGTCGCCGCCGCTGGTCCGATCGCATTCGGATGGTCGATTTTCCGCTGTTTCCCGGCTACATTTTCGTTCACATTGATTTGAGCAAGCAGCGCGTGGCTGCCCTTTCCGGCCCGGGCGCCCTCGATTTTGTGCGCGGCGAGGGCGGCCCGGCGATGATGAGCGCGGAAGAAATCGAGAATATACGATTGTTGAGCAACGGCGCACAGGAGCTGGAGAATCAACCGGATCAGCAATTTCCCGAGGGCGCGGCAGTATTGGTCGCCAGCGGTTCGCTCAAAGGCGTGCACGGCGTTGTGGTCAAGAGCGCTGGCAAAGCGCGCATCTATGTACGAGTACCGCTCCTCGGTCGTATGGTTTCAGCCGAAATCGACGCTGCCGATCTGCGCATCGAGGCCTAA